In the genome of Nomascus leucogenys isolate Asia chromosome 12, Asia_NLE_v1, whole genome shotgun sequence, the window CCCTGGACACAagggtttggaaaaaaaaaaattacatagaacgaaaaaaaaaaataaaaaataaataaaaaaataaataaaaatatatcagccgggtgtggtggcgctgaccttgtctccaaaaaaaaaaaaaaagaattgtttacAGAAGTAACTATAGTGTGAGTCAGAAATACATTAATGCCAttaaagaaattcaaatcaaTACTATGAAAGTTTTGATGAGGGACTGCATTCAATATGAGAGGATCATGGAAAACTTCACAAAGGAGCTGACATTTAAACTAGGTCTCTTGAAAGAGTAGAATTTAATAGACAGTGAGATCAATAGTTGTGAGTTGGAGAATATGGGATAAATGAAGGAGGGGCAATGGAAAAGCACAATACATTTTGGGAAAAGTCCAGTCTGACTGGCACATATGATATGTATATGGGAACAGCAGGAGATAATGGGAAAAACAGGATACTGCTAGATATTGAATGGTTTTTAATACGAGGCTAAGGAGTTTGGGTCCTATTTCTATAGGCAACTGTGTGCtgttaaataataattgtattttacAGAGATTAATTGTCTGAATTAGGGGAAAGTGAATCAATACCTGTTAGTGTTAGGCTATTACAATAGTTAGGTGAAAGGTAATGAGGGCATTGAGAAGGAAGAGTGATGTGTTACTGTGGAGGAGGAATTGATATGAATTGGTATGACTTAGCATATAGTTGGATATGGGAAAAGATGGGGAGGAATGAGTCAGATCATTCAGAACTTCCTATCTTGGGAACACTGGAAGATttgagatgttttaaaataaagctgaaaTAGGAATGGCAGGAGATGAAGTCAATTTTGCAAGGTGGCTGGATTTAAAGAGATAATATTTCCAACTGGAAAATGTTAAGTGCTAATGGGATATGCAAGTGGAAAtgttcagcaaacatttaaatTAGTTAGGAAAGAGGTAAAACTGGTAATAGAGATTTGGAAGTAACTGGTGCTtagcactctgtcacccaggctggagtgcagtggcgccatctcggctcactgcaacctccgcctcctgggttcaagtgattctcgtgccttagcctctcaagtagctgggattgcaggcgcctgccaccacacccagctaatttttgtgtttttagtagagacggggtttcaccatgttggccagcctggtctcgaactcctgacctcaggtgatctgcccacctcagcctcccaatgtgttgggattacaggcgtgagccaccaccccaggccaAAAGCACTACTATATGACATGTTACCTGTTGTAAAGTCCAGACTCCATAAACCACAGATTGCAACCATCTCATTCCTTTGTTCACATATTTTTTGTGTCCATTGTGTGCTCAAGGCTTTTATAGCTGAGACCAGGATTGGTGCCTCTTCTCCGTAGGGATTTCCAGCACACTTGAGCAAGGAAAGGTGGAAAGTGTTAACTGTTAAGGGGAAGTGTTTTAGAGAGAAAAGCAGTCTGACATGTAAGTTATGTAAATATTGAGTGAATTAACTAGGTTAGAATTAGGAACTACATGGATCTCAGTCTGTTAAGATAAAAATAGTAATTCATACAAATAAGTAGAGAAATGTACCTGTGACTGACTTTTAGTAAAAAGTAGTAATTAGGGctaggcgcagtggttcatgcctgtaatcccagcattttgggaggccaaggtgggtggatcacgaggtcaggagttcgagaccagcctggccaatatggtgaaaccccatctctactaaaaatacaaaaattagctggacatggtggcatgcacctgtagtcttagctgctggggaggctgaggcaggagaattgcttgaacccaggaggcgaaggttacactgagccgagatcgcgccagccTCGGCGAcggtgcaagactctgtctcaaaaaaaaaaaaaaaaaaaaaggtaataactGTGTTTTATAGAGATTGTCTGAATTAGGGGAAAAACACTTCCGACTTGCTCCACGAGTCAATACCTGTTAGGAGACTATTACAAAAGTTAGGTGAAAGGTAATGAGGGCATTCAGAATGGAAAGAAGAGTGATAACCCCAAGTATTAACGTCATATGCATGTTATGGGAAGAGGATAAGGAAAAATGCACATTTTCTTGGAAATTGGCTGATAGTATTGGGGCATGAACTTACCAAAGGAATTGGTAAGTCTATTCAGAATGGATCCAGGTTGATTCAGGATTGAGGCAGAAAAGTCACTTGCTCTCATTTCATCAATTTGGGAAGACTTTCTGGGAGTGAGGCAGAAGTGTTCTATATATAGGTTCCATTGCCTTGAGAAACTGTTAATGTACAAAAAAATGCTACAGATTGTTGTGGGCGAAGTAGAGAATAACGACAGCATGCGTATTCTGTAGCTATCTGAGCTAGTTGTCAAGGAACTTGAATTCAGTGTCTACATGACTAGTTTTTATgagtataattaataattttttttaaattataggggCGTGAATACTTTTTCTCCCGAAGGAAGATTATTTCAAGTGGAATATGCCATTGAGGCTATCAAGGTATAGTAGCAAGTAGCATAGTTCCTGAAATTTCATGGCTACCTAACATTTTGCTGGCAGAACACTTGGAGTAAATGTGGTTTAACCATTCCTTTAGAAAATGTTCTTACATCCCTTTCAGCAACCactgttaaccatttttataacGGTTTCAATCCTATTCCTAgtatctattttaaaactttttgagcagTTAACTGCTTCATAATTATCTAAATAGCTTTTTCTCATTGGGGATGGAAGGGCATATTTGTGCTTTTGATCCTCTTAGCTATAAAGAGGGGTACAGAAGTCCAGAATTAGCACCTgtattactttttctgttttgttttctttagcaaatcatgtatctgaccacctttgtattctttatttttctttctttattttttttttttttgagatggagtctcgctcagtcgcccaggctggagttcagtggcgtgatctcagcttactgcaacctccgcctctcgggttcaagtgattctcctgcctcagcttcccagtaccaccaggcttgtctcgaacccctgacctcaaatgattcgcccatctcagcctcccaaagtactgggattacaggcgtgagccaccacacccagcccaccttTGTATTCTTGTTGGTAAAGACACCTTAGGGACTAAATAAGagatttgttttagttttttttttttaaagacagggtctcactctgtcacccacgctagagtacagtgacaccatcttagctcactgcagcttctaactcctgggctcaagctttcctcccaccttaacctccctgGCAGCTAGAATACAGATgtgtgcaccatgcctggctaattttttttttctttttggtagagatgtggtcttgttatgttgcccaagttggtctcaacctcctgggctcaagcgatcctcctgcctcagcctctcaaagtgttgggatttacaggtgtgagccaccacacctggcctggactggataattctttgttgtggagggcCATCTTGTGCATTTTAGCATGTTTATCAATTCCTGGGTActacccattagatgccagtaACACTCTTTCAGTTGTGaccaccaaaaatgtctccagactttgCCAAATGTCTGGTGGGGACAAAAGGGCCCCCAATTGAGAATCACTCTTCTAGataaaaagtatatatgaatTCTGTCCTACTCCGTTCAGTTAGGGATTCAAGATCAGTAtactatacataaaataattagagAACAACTAACTGCTAAATTAAGTTTTCTGGCAATGGTTTCTGATTatatatttgtttgatttttaagttaTACATGCATGTAGTTTCAGAGTCAAAAGGCAAAGTAGTTCTATAAACTTTGTAACAAAAATAGCAATTCTTGAGGCCTGCATCATCTATGTTCAGCTTTTCAGAGGCAACACTTTAAATTGTTTCAGCTAGTAATGTTCTAGGAATGTACCTCTATATCTCTATAACACAgatttatggtttttttgttAGGCATTATCCATGGACTTTTCATTATGAAAGATGAAGATTTCTGCCCTAACCCCACACCCCTACTCCCCACCACACACAATTGTCTTCTGAGGTGGGGATAGGGTGACCCTTTCCATGTGTATCCTGAATATCATGATTTTTTAAGATCATTAGTCAATAGTTACATTAGTATGACTGTAAATGCTTTTCACAGCTGAGCCATTTTgcgttttataattatttttctgtttctgcacaaCGTTGTTTTTCTTGGAGTtaataattctctttttaaaaatatttgcttaatttaGGATGATCAATAATGCATTCCAAAGTCTCTCCAGGTTACATGTATCCTCTCAAAACATTCAGGCAAATTAAGTGTCCTATtaaggattccttttttttttttttgagacagagtcttgctctgtcacccaggctagaatgcagtggcacatctcaggtcactgcagcttcaacctcccaggcctaagtgatcctcccacctcagcccccacagtagccaggactacaggtatgtacaaccatgcccggcttgttttttgtttttttgatacggagtctcactctctcacccaggctggagtgcagtggcgctatctcagcccactgcaacctccgcctcccaggttcaagcaattttcagcctcctgaatagctgggattacaggtgcgtgccaccacacctgactaatttttgtatttttagtagagatggtgtttcaccatattggtcaggctggtctcgaactcctgaccttgtgatccacctgcctctgccttccagagtgctgggattacagatgtgagccaacgcgcccggcctaagtttttgtattttttgtagagacggggtttcgctatgttgcacaggctggtctcgagctcctgagctcaagtgatccgcccacctaagcctcccaaagtgttgggattacaggtatgagccacagtgccctgtTAAGGATTCTTAATGAAATCTTGGAGCCTTCTAATCTGCTCCAATCTGGACTGGTTGTTCTCTGGGCCTCCTGCGTAGCCGTGGACTTCATTTTCTGTGAGATCATTCTAGGCATTCCCTTTAACTCCCTCCTGTGTTAGGCCCCATGTCAtcttttttgatttgtttgttcaATTTGGTAGAACCCATTTTCCAATAGTATTGTAgaaactctttatttatttatttatttgaggtggagtttcgctcttgttgcccaggctggagtgcaatggcgtgatctcggctcactgcaacctccgcctcctgtgttcaagagattctcctgcctcagcctcctgagtagctgggattacaggcatgcgccaccacgctggctaattttgcatttttagtagagacggggtttgtccgtgttggtcaggttggtctcgagctcccgacctcaggtgatccgcccgcctcagcctcccaaattgctgggattataggcatgagccaccatgcttggccagaaataatttttaatttccaacttcttttgtttcttttcttcttattagcATCCCGTTCTTGTTTTATGGatgaaatatcttatttttcttcaacagttttctaatttttcttgaaaattcttTGCCCTGTGGGATATTGttgctcatccctataatcccagcactttgggaggctgagggaggagaatcacttgagcctaggagttcaagactagcctgggcaacatagcccgtgtctagaaaaaatttaaaaaattaggctgggcaaggctcacacctgtaatcctatcactttgggacgctgaggcaggaggattgcttgagtctaggagttcaagaccagcctgagcaacatagtgagaccttcacaaaaaatttaaaaaattagctgagtgtggtagtgtacacctgtagtcttagctgttttagaggcttaggtgggaggatctcgTGAGCCTGGGAGATTGGGGCTCCATGAgacgtgattgtgccactgcactccatcctgggcaacagagtgagaccctgtctaaaatatttttttttccttttgaactgGTCAGATTGTTTAGAGCTATGTTTTTCAAACTGCAGGTCTAGACCTATTAGGagatactaaaataaatttagtggtCATGAGGAGCatatcttttgagacagagtgtcactctgtcacctagactggagtggagtggtgcgatcacagctcactgcagcctcaacctcccaggctcaagtgatcctcccacctcagcccccagctacaggcatgtgccaccacaccaagctaattttttttattttttgtggaggtaaagttttgccatgttgcccaggctggtctcaaactcctgggctcaagtgatcttcctgcctcagcctcccaaagtgctgggattataggcatgagccaccactcctggcccacatttcttttttaagtgaAACAGAGCAGTAGATATCAAAATGCCTTGCCCATAGTAGTGATGACTGgttttttttcatgaaattttgtttctgttatgtatttatatttatttgtgggTTTTAGTTATGAAATCAAATGTATTCCTTACTGTAGCTTTTGGtccaaaagtttgaaaaacattgcTCAGGAGAAAACTGCCTCTTCTCATTTCATTCTGGGAGGGTATTTCTGGCTGCTGGCTTCTGAGAGCTGAGTAGGGAAAGAAGGCTGAGGTTCTTAACATTTGGTTTgtaaatttttagatatttaccCCATTTTCAGTACATTATTCCTGCCTTAGACTGTGCTTGGTGTCCCCAATCCAAACAGTCTCCAGAGAATAAGCCTGGAGTCTTCTGCAGGAGTGGGGGAGGTGCAGTCATCTAGCTTTACAGTCATCTAGCATAGGGGAGGGAACCTGGGAATCTGTTTCTTAAACATTGAACCATCTTGCAATTTTTAGCTCTTTGTTCATTTCCATTTCCAGAGGTCCTTGTTGCTACCATTTCCTTTTTTGAGGTCCTGTGATAAAAATCAGcttgtttctttactttctttactGCTGGTTTAGGATTTGGATTACCCAGGTATCACTAACCTATCTTCTTTTTAGCTTCAAAGTTTTGTTGCTGTGTCTTCTCCCACTCGCTGTTATAGTGGatttatgcctttttaaaagtcctttaatCTTACATTAATAGACTTAAGGAAGGCGTGGAACTAATGTTATGTCTTTAGTCTGCACCTTTAACTAGTAATATgagcattcatttttatttatttattttttgagatggggtctcactctgttgtccaggctggagtgcaatggcatgatcttggctcagtacaacctctgcttcctgggctcaagcagtcctactgtttcagcctcccgcgtagctgggagtacaggcatatgccaccaagcctggctaagtattgtattttttatagaaacagggtctcaccatgttgcccaggctggtctcgaactcctggactcatgcaatctgcccacctcagcctcccaaagtgctgggattacaggcacgagccaccatgcccaacctgagTACtcatttttttacataaaattttttgaCAGTTCATCTCCTGTAGTTATGCAGGTATCCACtgattaagaaaatatatgacaaaaagcTGGTGTACATTTAATAACACTTCTAAATAAAGTCACAACTcaacacatttgaaaaataatatatatgtgtgtgaaatGATCATTCAGTCTGCAGACATGTTAAGCAAGTTATACATAAAGATTCATGGGATTCTTTGGAACCCTTTGCAATGCTCACACTTGGCCGTGATTACTTTGTAGAAATAACTAAATATAATGGGAATTCAAAGCACAAAGCATAGTCATGGAAGGCTTTGATGAATGGAATTTGGATCGGGGGAAGGAAGAATGTATTCCAGGGGAGACAGCATGAGCAGAGGGGTGCAAGGGTAGGAGATAACGTGGCTTGAGCCAGTGGGTTGGGCTGTACCTGAGGGATTTTGTTGGAGAATAATGGGTAGTGAAGTTGGAAGGGAAAAGTGGCATCAGGATATGAAGGCTCTGGAAGtttatttggatatattataGGCAGTATACGGTGATGTTAATtcttgagagaaaaaatataatgataatagCATTTTGTTAGATCAGTCAGGTTATAACATTAGAAATacattgagagagagagattaaagaTGAGAGAGGCTATTGAAGTATCTAGGCATGGAATATGAATAACATTTGCTCACATTTGGCAGGCaccattttaagcattttataatacataatgtGTTTacccttattattattattgtcatcctCATTTTGCAGGAAATGGGCATAGAGGAGTAGATGACTGGGAGTTACATAGAGATAAAGAGATGAATTCCAGGTATATTGTGGACTTCTAGCGACCTTAAATAATTAATAGTTTTACGTTattggtggtgatgatggtggtggttcTTTTCATCCCTCTCTACCTTCGTTTATTACCTTTTTGGAGGTCAGGTAGGTTGGGGAATATCACCTCTTGGGACAGACCAAGGTAGATGGCAGAGGTGAAAAGAGGCCAGGTCCAGAGAAGACATTAAGAGTTTTATTACTTTCTTGCCCACTATATTTAGAACTTTTGAATCCTCCGTCCTCCAAATATTGGCATGAGAGAGTGGATTTTTCCAATGTTTGAAAGACTTTGTTGAACTTACTCTTTTGGGGTTCTGGAAATTAcatgggtaaattataaagaaaacattaaaaactttaaaaaaatttaagggagaaaaaaactttttagaaTCACAAAATTCTGTAAAGCAATGTTCTTGCTGTTGACAGGAATAGTATATTAATTACTTACAGTATGTTAGGGTGCTCCTTCTCTCTGCTTATAAGATGTGGCCAACTGAAGTTTCTATCATGTGAAGATTTACAGAGAGCTATCTGGTGAGTATGTGAGGCAGTTATTTGACCTGTATATGGTAATCATAACATGTTTCTCTTTAGCTTGGTTCTACAGCCATTGGGATCCAGACATCAGAGGGTGTGTGCCTAGCTGTGGAGAAGAGAATTACTTCCCCCCTGATGGAGCCCAGCAGCATTGAGAAAATTGTAGAGATTGATGCTCACATAGGTAAGGAGTGGAGGAAAGCTGTTCTGTAGGATCTGGTCTGGATTAATTAGTCCTCTCTGATGTTCCAAGGAAGGTTTATGAAATTAACACGTTATCCCCttgttagctattattttccAGGCAGTAGGCCAGAATGCGTAAATGTAGGAGTAGGAGGCTGTTGCAGGACTCATTTATGTTTAACCTACTCCCAGAAGTTCCTTTCCCCTCAAATTTAGACTTGGTAAATGTAATGGTTGTTGAAATACGCAAAGGTTGAGATCTTTGAAGTGACTACAAGTTATAAGAATAATATAGACTTGACTAGATCAGTCTTCCTCCTTTGTTTTCAGATTATCTTTGTATTCCTTGTTCCCTCTACCCACTTTTTTGGTCTTTAattcccctgccttggcttctgaCATCATTGTATAATAGTATTACAGGGTGAGTAATTCTACTTATTTATAGAATGGCATTTTATTTGGCTATCCAGATTTTCTTAACCTGTCTAGTCATCTAATTAATGAAGCATTGGCAAAATAATTAATTGCTTGAAGGCATCAGAACCAAATGCCATGGTGACTCTGGGAGCTTGATATTATCTCTTTCATAGATACAGAAACTGAGATTTTATCTTTTAAGATTGGAACATTGTGTCTTCTTTAACTCAAGTCACTTGTCTTTTGAAGGTAGCTCAGTGTCACTATGTTCAGCAAATTGAGAGCCTACAATGTGCCAGACCTTATGCTAGATACCAGGATATAGAAAGGAATAAGACATAGTCCTTGTTTTCCAGGAGCATACAGTCTAATTGTGGTGGTGGACATGTAAGTAAGTCAATGCAATTAAGTGACAAAAGTATTAAGAAAGACTAGTGTGTTCTCAGTAGGAgtacaaaggaagaaataattagtTTTGCCTGGAGGCAGTGGTAGTGGGGCTTTCAGAAAAGGATTCCATGAAAGTGATTTTGAGCTGAGTTTAATTCTGAAAGATAAGGAAGTGTACACATGGCAAACAAGTGTCTGGGTATAGCAAGGGAGAGCATTCTAGTCAGAGGGAATAGAAATGACTGAAGCCATTGtggtgtaaaatataaaataccatgGCACAAGCAGTTTTGTAGGCCTGGGCCATGAACTGCAGCAGCAGATGAGTCGGTCAGAGAGCGGAATTCCTTTTTTACCACACTGAAGGGCTTCAATGTAATCCTTTTGCAAGGATGGGAAAGGTTTTAAGCAATGAGGTAATAGGATCCCATTATAATTTTAGAAAGGCCATTCTGATAATGATATTAAAGGTAGACTAAAGAGGGCtgagactggaggcagggaggccagttaAAAAACTTGTAATAGTCCAAACAAAGAGATGGTGAAGGTTTTAACCAACACAGTAGCCAGAGAATGGAGAGGAAGATAGAAATTGACAGAACTTGTGATCTGATTGGTTGTGAGGGCCAAGGAAGAAGACGGGGTCTAGAAGGGAAATGAGTGTGTGATATGTCCAAGTAGATATATTAAGGAAGTTATTTGGCTTTATATGTCTGAAACTTGGGAGAGAAACTTAGGCTGGAGATTTAGATTTGAGCCATGGCATGTAAAATAACAGTTATAGCCATAATCGTGACAGCTTGGGCCATCAGGCAAGCTCTCTCTGATATAACTAGTTGCTTTGTCTTTGGGACAGAGAGGCAAAAGCCTTTTGATTTATTCGAGAGTCCTCCACTGTAGTCCACAGTGaggtgattttcttttccttgtttcccAGGTTGGGGCATTAGTATTTGCTTTGTTTGAAAATGTATCATCGTCTACAAAGAGTGCTAAAGGGATGCATAGAGATGTAATATGTGGAAATTCATGTTTGGTTAGCTGCTTTTCTCTGGGCTTATTTTTATCGTCTGGACTTCTGTGTCATTGTGGATGGTTTTTTGTTTCTAACATCATTAATACTTGGGTTCATTGCAGATCATTTCCTAGCTAATCTTTTGGGTATAAAATGCCATGGGGTAGCTGAATGGCTGCCATGGTTCCACTCCAGAATTTCAGGATTTCCTGAGTGGATGAAAGAGTTCTACAAGGATTTGGCCACTGGGTCACTGTTGCTTTTACATTGCAGGTTGTGCCATGAGTGGGCTAATTGCTGATGCTAAGACTTTAATTGATAAAGCCAGAGTGGAGACACAGGTAAAATTGGCATTATCTCCTTTTTACCAGGATGCTTGAGTTCCTCGTTTAGTGATTATCTAGCTGCCTGGGCTATACTGCAGGTCCCTGTGTCAATATTAGATGTGGCTCTTGGGAGTAATTTTGGGTAGAATTCCCAGTTAGAACTTTCTGGGCTTGGAGTTTAGCTGTCCAATCATTGCAGTTTTAAAGAGGCTCTGGTCAGTAGTGCTGAcagtgtcttcctttttttttttggctttgcctATACATAAAGCATGCATTGCAATGCATTGTTTCCTAATTGACTTTCTGTGGGAGcatcatggcaggaggtggacATAGTTAAAGGATATTCTCCCCTCAGCTGCCTTTGCTGCCAGGCTTGCAAATAACAGCCCTCCTTTGGTGAGCAATAACTTGTACCAACTGACAAATACTGGTCAgggatactgttttttttttttttttaaactttgtagcTGCTGCTTGGAGATAGGCTAGTAAGAAAAATGTATCACACGGTAAAATTTTTTGCACTTAGTTGCAAGTTTGCTGTCTGTACTTATGTAAGAAGTCATTTAACTTAAACATCAACAGAATAAGCTAGAGTCTTTGAGGGAAAGAGGCACTTTTAGTTTTTGAAAGAGTAAACTTGGTGCTTTGAGGCATAATCCTCTTTTTCAAGGCAGTAATTCTCTTGTCTGTCGTTGCTTAGAGTCCTTGTGATATGTTTCCAGAGCTATTTCTCTTCCTCTCATGTATTCCCAAGTACTCAGGGTTAATGTTAATGAAGAAAACCGCATTTGAGCCTTCAGTTTTCAATCCCAGTTTAAAGGGATGTGCCTAGTGAGATGGTGGGCTGCTTTAATGTCCTTATTAGAAGGTTGTACCATGCTTTGCTCTTCTAGAACCACTGGTTCACCTACAATGAGACAATGACAGTGGAGAGTGTGACCCAAGCTGTGTCCAATCTGGCTCTCCAGTTTGGAGAAGAAGATGCAGATCCAGGTGCCATGGTGAGTGTGATACTTGTGTCGAgttttcttattgttctgtgAGACTTAGGACATTCGTCCCGTGAACATAACATTCCCAGCCCCTCTCACCTCCTTACTTTATAGCCATTTATCTTAATGTCTCTTATTTTTTGGTTCTAGTCTCGTCCCTTTGGAGTAGCATTGTTATTTGGAGGAGTTGATGAGAAAGGACCCCAGCTGTAAGTACCATTTGTAATTTTCCCCCATGCTTTTCCGgggaattattttaatttggggtggggacagagaagaTTATTGTAGACTGTTAGCCAGGTattagcacacacctgtagttccagctacttgaaggctgaggcaggaggatctcttgagcctgggagttgttatccaggctgtagtgagctatgatcatgccactgcaatccagcctggataacagagccagaccccatctctttaaaaaatatattttaaaaagattattgtAAAAAGGGCTAttgtagagtgtgtgtgtgtgtgtatatgtatatacatatatatatggcttcTAATACTAAAGTTTAGTGATTCTGTACCATTTGCACAAATTTGGGGATTCCATGAAGAATTCTCCTATTGGAACCAGTGCTAATTCTGGAAGGAATTAGAAGTAACTTGTTACTATAGTCAGGGTATGTTTTAGAGCTTTGCTCTGGAATGTTGATCTGATCCTCATCCTCAAATTTTTCTAAGATAGGCATAAACAAGTACCATATTTATACATACTATACTTCTAAATCCCTAAGGAAGGTACTAATTTtcttaaacagtttttaaaatgtctggtTTCTCCACACATAGAACATCTTTTAGATCTGTGCTTCAGTATTTCAGTGGTGTTTCCTGGCTGCAGGACCAAGtatttatactttgttttagtGAGATGTTTGTTACATAAAGTGCCACCACTCCTGAGCATTTTAATCCTCATTTTGGGGGTTTTGCAGGTTTCATATGGACCCATCTGGGACCTTTGTACAGTGTGATGCTCGAGCAATTGGCTCTGCTTCAGAGGGTGCCCAGAGCTCCTTGCAAGAAGTTTACCACAAGGTAATTAAGTATTCTCACaactcttactattttttttaa includes:
- the PSMA5 gene encoding proteasome subunit alpha type-5 isoform X1, which codes for MFLTRSEYDRGVNTFSPEGRLFQVEYAIEAIKLGSTAIGIQTSEGVCLAVEKRITSPLMEPSSIEKIVEIDAHIGCAMSGLIADAKTLIDKARVETQNHWFTYNETMTVESVTQAVSNLALQFGEEDADPGAMSRPFGVALLFGGVDEKGPQLFHMDPSGTFVQCDARAIGSASEGAQSSLQEVYHKSMTLKEAIKSSLIILKQVMEEKLNATNIELATVQPGQNFHMFTKEELEEVIKDI
- the PSMA5 gene encoding proteasome subunit alpha type-5 isoform X2 translates to MEPSSIEKIVEIDAHIGCAMSGLIADAKTLIDKARVETQNHWFTYNETMTVESVTQAVSNLALQFGEEDADPGAMSRPFGVALLFGGVDEKGPQLFHMDPSGTFVQCDARAIGSASEGAQSSLQEVYHKSMTLKEAIKSSLIILKQVMEEKLNATNIELATVQPGQNFHMFTKEELEEVIKDI